One stretch of Meriones unguiculatus strain TT.TT164.6M chromosome 7, Bangor_MerUng_6.1, whole genome shotgun sequence DNA includes these proteins:
- the Krt222 gene encoding keratin-like protein KRT222 isoform X1, whose translation MSRPVAPQLLVGKWIPASLRLRGAVCSGDAGRAGSAAAAALPTTAKVRLAKVEDGKRMELSQLLNEIRANYEQLLTRNQIETVLSTRMQLEEDITRKMDKDEEALKAARAELKEARRQCHHLQVEIESLHAVERGLENSLQASEQHYQTQLQDLESVVDRLEKELQEVRRGIERQLQEHEMLLNTKMRLEQEIATYRRLLEQEEIRYYGCIQGEKKEEKPTRGKVGFLLPSAIINEISFSTKVSQKYENETEETVNKQAVLNGNTVKESAEAHGTIQTEKVDEVIKEWEGSFFKDNPRLRKKSVSLRFDLHLAATDEGPLQSRRDNLPDIEVRLIMRRSCSIPSIKPPPVTN comes from the exons ATGAGCAGACCCGTAGCCCCCCAGCTTCTGGTGGGGAAATGGATCCCTGCATCTTTAAGGCTCCGCGGGGCTGTCTGCTCCGGCGACGCAGGCAGGGCAGGCTCTGCGGCAGCAGCTGCTCTTCCCACCACCGCTAAGGTCCGGTTAGCCAAGGTGGAGGATGGGAAGAGAATGGAGCTCTCCCAGCTCCTCAATGAGATCAGGGCAAACTATGAGCAGCTCCTCACCAGAAATCAGATAGAGACGGTGCTGTCCACACGGATGCAG CTAGAGGAAGATATAACCAGAAAGATGGACAAGGATGAAGAAGCTCTGAAGGCAGCTCGGGCTGAACTCAAGGAGGCCCGACGGCAGTGCCACCACCTGCAAGTGGAAATCGAGTCTCTCCATGCTGTG GAAAGGGGCCTTGAAAACTCCCTGCAGGCCAGCGAGCAGCACTACCAGACCCAGCTGCAGGATCTGGAGTCCGTGGTGGACAGGCTAGAGAAGGAGCTACAGGAAGTGAGGCGTGGCATCGAGAGGCAGCTCCAGGAGCACGAGATGCTCCTCAACACGAAGATGAGGCTGGAACAGGAGATAGCCACGTACCGCCGCCTGCTAGAGCAGGAAGAGATCAG ATATTACGGTTGTAtccaaggagagaaaaaagaagaaaaacctacCAGGGGTAAAGTtggctttcttctcccctctg CCATTATAAATGAAATATCCTTTTCAACAAAAGTCTCACAAAAGTATGAAAATGAAACTGAGGAGACAGTGAACAAACAGGCGGTACTAAATGGAAACACGGTGAAGGAGAGTGCGGAGGCTCATGGCACCATTCA GACAGAGAAAGTGGATGAAGTCATAAAAGAGTGGGAAGGCTCATTCTTTAAAGACAACCCTCGCTTGAGGAAAAAGTCTGTTTCTCTCCGGTTTGATCTCCATTTAGCAGCCACCGATGAGGGGCCTTTACAAAGTAGACGGGATAATCTACCAGATATTGAAGTCAGGCTTATCATGCGAAGATCATGTAGCATTCCCTCCATCAAGCCCCCGCCAGTAACCAACTAA
- the Krt222 gene encoding keratin-like protein KRT222 isoform X2, producing the protein MDKDEEALKAARAELKEARRQCHHLQVEIESLHAVERGLENSLQASEQHYQTQLQDLESVVDRLEKELQEVRRGIERQLQEHEMLLNTKMRLEQEIATYRRLLEQEEIRYYGCIQGEKKEEKPTRGKVGFLLPSAIINEISFSTKVSQKYENETEETVNKQAVLNGNTVKESAEAHGTIQTEKVDEVIKEWEGSFFKDNPRLRKKSVSLRFDLHLAATDEGPLQSRRDNLPDIEVRLIMRRSCSIPSIKPPPVTN; encoded by the exons ATGGACAAGGATGAAGAAGCTCTGAAGGCAGCTCGGGCTGAACTCAAGGAGGCCCGACGGCAGTGCCACCACCTGCAAGTGGAAATCGAGTCTCTCCATGCTGTG GAAAGGGGCCTTGAAAACTCCCTGCAGGCCAGCGAGCAGCACTACCAGACCCAGCTGCAGGATCTGGAGTCCGTGGTGGACAGGCTAGAGAAGGAGCTACAGGAAGTGAGGCGTGGCATCGAGAGGCAGCTCCAGGAGCACGAGATGCTCCTCAACACGAAGATGAGGCTGGAACAGGAGATAGCCACGTACCGCCGCCTGCTAGAGCAGGAAGAGATCAG ATATTACGGTTGTAtccaaggagagaaaaaagaagaaaaacctacCAGGGGTAAAGTtggctttcttctcccctctg CCATTATAAATGAAATATCCTTTTCAACAAAAGTCTCACAAAAGTATGAAAATGAAACTGAGGAGACAGTGAACAAACAGGCGGTACTAAATGGAAACACGGTGAAGGAGAGTGCGGAGGCTCATGGCACCATTCA GACAGAGAAAGTGGATGAAGTCATAAAAGAGTGGGAAGGCTCATTCTTTAAAGACAACCCTCGCTTGAGGAAAAAGTCTGTTTCTCTCCGGTTTGATCTCCATTTAGCAGCCACCGATGAGGGGCCTTTACAAAGTAGACGGGATAATCTACCAGATATTGAAGTCAGGCTTATCATGCGAAGATCATGTAGCATTCCCTCCATCAAGCCCCCGCCAGTAACCAACTAA